A single genomic interval of Puntigrus tetrazona isolate hp1 chromosome 1, ASM1883169v1, whole genome shotgun sequence harbors:
- the clrn2 gene encoding clarin-2, with translation MPTLWKQIVFSFASILSIGSVVLLVVALATERWVTGTTLCQTGVDLVNASRPELEQFTGHIYYGLFQGGKTRRCGLGIRRSKIYIFPRLIKKINSGLHMIIIFFLFTAIGFAVVSLAFCIYNARKVPYQSIKGPFGLYIWNFTAALFSAMGFACFLAAIQCHQLTEHVANYRESLFTLVILEENLGFSFWLCVASAVTHGANILVVASSKIHLPKIQTKKPEEPTATGDDFLY, from the exons ATGCCAACTCTCTGGAAACAGATCGTGTTCTCCTTCGCTTCCATACTCAGCATCGGCTCTGTGGTGCTTCTGGTCGTGGCGCTGGCCACGGAGCGCTGGGTCACCGGGACCACGCTGTGTCAGACCGGGGTGGATCTGGTGAACGCGTCGAGGCCGGAGCTCGAGCAGTTCACGGGACACATTTACTACGGCCTCTTTCAGGGCGGGAAAACACGAAGATGCGGGCTCGGGATCCGCCGCTCCAAAATATACA TTTTCCCAAGGCTCATCAAAAAAATCAACAGTGGTCTTCACATGATCattattttcttccttttcacTGCTATTGGCTTTGCAGTGGTCAGTTTAGCTTTCTGTATATATAACGCCAGAAAAGTTCCTTATCAGTCTATTAAAGGACCTTTTGGCCTCTACATCTGGAATTTCACTGCAG CTCTGTTCAGTGCAATGGGCTTTGCGTGTTTCCTTGCAGCAATCCAGTGCCATCAGCTCACAGAACATGTGGCTAACTACCGTGAGAGCCTTTTCACCCTCGTGATCCTCGAGGAAAATCTTGGCTTCTCCTTCTGGTTGTGCGTTGCCAGCGCCGTAACCCATGGAGCTAACATTCTTGTTGTAGCCTCCAGTAAAATTCATCTGCCTAAAATACAGACTAAGAAACCAGAGGAACCCACGGCCACCGGAGATGACTTTCTCTACTGA
- the exoc1l gene encoding exocyst complex component 1-like: protein MSSLLREEMDRVLFRPEGQKLEEFIEIEEQQQGRHFLCVSISQDKEAQISVVLCRRGKHARTNKLQKYGLEDSYERTEIWALENLLILDGRDADTDDPCFLMHFDSVRPVRAVSCAAKYTLARCLLALSKKHHHTALKLKNYDWTYIQPTAMYSDRGDCVVLAQICFYAFNLVCLSLCPVPLA from the exons ATGTCGTCTCTGCTGAGGGAGGAGATGGACAGAGTCTTGTTCAGACCGGAGGGACAGAAGCTGGAGGAGTTTATAGAAATAGAGGAGCAACAGCAAGGGCGACATTTTCTCTGCGTTTCTA TATCTCAGGACAAAGAAGCTCAGATCTCAGTTGTGCTGTGTCGAAGAGGTAAGCATGCAAGGACCAATAAGCTGCAGAAATATGGTCTGGAGGACAGTTATGAAAGAACAGAGATTTGGGCGCTGGAAAACCTGCTGATTCTGGACGGCAGAGATGCAGATACT GACGATCCCTGCTTCTTGATGCATTTCGACTCGGTGCGGCCCGTCAGAGCAGTGAGCTGCGCTGCGAAATACACACTGGCCCGATGTCTGCTGGCCCTGAGCAAGAAGCATCACCACACAGCACTAAAACTTAAGAACTATGACTGGACGTACATTCAGCCCACTGCAATGTATTCAGATCGTGGCGACTGTGTTGTTCTTGCGCAGATCTGCTTCTATGCCTTTAATCTGGTGTGTCTTTCCTTGTGTCCCGTGCCTCTCGCATAG
- the smc2 gene encoding structural maintenance of chromosomes protein 2 — translation MYIKSIVLEGFKSYAERTEINGFDPFFNAITGLNGSGKSNILDSICFLLGISNLSQVRATNLQDLVYKNGLAGITKATVSITFDNSNKKQSPLGFETHDEITITRQVVIGGRNKYLINGVNANNLRVQDLFCSVGLNVNNPHFLIMQGRITKVLNMKPPEILAMIEEAAGTRMYECKKISAQKTIEKKDAKLKEIQTILDEEITPAMEKLKEERASYLEYQKLMREIEHLSRLYVAYLFVCAEETKLKSTEDLQEMQRSIAQLQEDMKQNEAKVKELSAEIQELERRRDKEVGGVLKTLEETLSEAQRVDTKAQSALDLKKQNLKDETKKRKELVKNMEEDKKMMSAKEVEVAKAMDGLKAVQEEGQKDAEALEVAQQHFKAVSAGLSANEDGAEATLSGQMMTCKNDMSKAETEGKQAQMKLKHAQQELKTKQAQVKKMDSGYKKDQDTIEAVKKCTEKLQAEMKKLSYEDGREEHLLEQKRQCSRDISQLRETYESLMGHFPNLRFEYMDPEKNWDRSKVKGLVANLFTVTDVSNATALEVVAGGRLYNVVVDNEVTGKKLLEKGELKRRYTIIPLNKISARSLNDNVVRTAKNLVGPDNVHTALSLVGYESELRKAMEYVFGTTLVCDSLDNAKKVAFDKGVSTKTVTLGGDVFDPQGTLTGGARAQTASVLSKLAEVKDIQDSLRTKEAELRTVESELSSLKGTAEKYRQLKQQLDLKTEEARILETKLQQSSFHKQQEELEHLRKTIEECEETLQKTKEVQKKAEEKYKVLENKMKNAEAEREKELKAAQQKLNQAKSKADAYNKRLKEKQQEADAVALELEELKREQTGYEQQIQAVDEALKAIQEQIDTMTTEVSANKEAVRAAQEHLSQQKEVILGQEREIKGKRGEANRLREQNNDAQLKIKELEHNISKHKKDSADATAKVARMLAENDWISSEKHLFGQPNTAYDFKTNNPKEAGQRLKRLEETKDKLERNVNRRAMNMLSEAEERYNDLKKKKRIVENDKAKILETIEELDQKKNEALNVAWQKVNKDFGSIFSTLLPGANARLAPPEGCGVLDGLEFKVALGNTWKENLTELSGGQRSLVALSLILAMLLFKPAPIYILDEVDAALDLSHTQNIGQMLRTHFTHSQFVVVSLKDGMFTNANVLFKTKFVDGISAVTRTAQTHEGKVLSQRTQEKAKDKRQRQIMAS, via the exons ATGTACATAAAGTCTATTGTACTAGAGGGTTTCAAGTCCTACGCCGAAAGGACGGAGATTAACGGATTTGATCCGTTTTTTAACGCCATCACCGGACTGAACGGCAGCGGAAAGTCAAACATACTGGACTCCATCTGCTTTCTGCTTGGGATATCTAACCTATCACAG GTTCGTGCCACTAATCTCCAAGATCTGGTGTACAAAAATGGTCTGGCTGGGATCACCAAAGCAACTGTGTCCATCACTTTTGACAACTCCAACAAGAAACAGAGTCCACTGGGGTTTGAGACGCATGATGAGATTACCATAACACGACAG GTGGTCATAGGTGGACGCAACAAGTACCTTATCAATGGTGTAAATGCAAACAATCTGCGTGTCCAGGATCTGTTCTGTTCAGTTGGCTTGAATGTTAACAACCCACACTTCCTTATCATGCAG gGGAGAATTACCAAGGTCTTAAACATGAAGCCTCCTGAG ATTCTGGCCATGATTGAGGAGGCGGCAGGCACCAGGATGTACGAATGTAAGAAGATCAGTGCTCAGAAAACTATTGAGAAGAAAGATGCCAAGCTGAAAGAGATTCAAACT ATCCTGGATGAGGAGATCACTCCTGCTATGGAGAAACTAAAGGag GAACGTGCGTCCTACTTGGAGTACCAGAAGCTCATGCGTGAGATTGAGCACTTGAGTCGACTTTATGTGGCGTACCTGTTTGTGTGCGCTGAGGAGACCAAGTTGAAGTCTACTGAAGACCTGCAGGAGATGCAGAGGTCTATCGCACAGCTGCAGGAGGACATGAAGCAGAATGAGGCCAAAGTGAAGGAGCTGAGCGCAGAGATACAGGAGCTGGAGCGTAGGAGGGACAAG GAGGTTGGGGGGGTTTTGAAGACTCTGGAAGAGACCTTGTCTGAAGCACAGAGAGTGGACACAAAGGCCCAAAGCGCTCTGGACCTGAAGAAACAAAATCTGAAAGATGAGACCAAGAAGagaaaagagctggtcaaaaaCATGGAGGAG GATAAGAAGATGATGTCTGCTAAAGAAGTGGAGGTTGCCAAGGCTATGGATGGGCTGAAGGCCGTGCAGGAGGAAGGGCAGAAAGATGCAGAAGCGCTGGAGGTGGCCCAACAGCATTTTAAGGCAGTGTCAGCCGGTCTCTCTGCCAATGAAGATGGAGCTGAGGCCACACTTAGTGGCCAGATGATGACCTGCAAGAATGATATGAGTAAAGCTGAGACAGAGGGCAAACAG GCTcagatgaaactgaaacacGCTCAGCAGGAGCTGAAGACTAAGCAGGCTCAGGTCAAGAAGATGGACAGTGGCTACAAAAAAGACCAGGACACAATTGAGGCTGtgaaaaaatgcacagaaaagcTACAGGCTGAAATGAAAAAACTCAGCTATGAAG atgGGCGAGAGGAGCATCTGTTGGAGCAGAAGAGGCAGTGTTCACGGGACATCAGTCAGCTCAGAGAAACCTACGAGTCCCTCATGGGCCACTTCCCCAACCTGCGCTTTGAGTATAT GGATCCAGAGAAGAATTGGGACCGCAGTAAGGTGAAGGGTTTGGTGGCCAATCTTTTCACTGTGACTGATGTATCAAATGCTACAGCTCTGGAGGTGGTTGCTGGTGGTCGACTCTATAACGTAGTGGTGGACAATGAG GTAACAGGGAAAAAGCTTCTGGAAAAGGGTGAACTGAAACGCAGATACACCATCATTCCTCTGAACAAAATCTCAGCACGTTCACTCAATGACAATGTAGTGCGCACTGCCAAAAACCTG GTTGGGCCAGATAACGTGCACACCGCTCTGTCATTGGTAGGTTATGAATCGGAGCTGAGGAAGGCCATGGAGTATGTTTTTGGAACTACGTTAGTCTGTGACAGTTTggacaatgcaaaaaaagttgCCTTTGACAAAGGCGTGAGCACCAAAACTGTTACGCTGGGAGGAGATGTCTTTGATCCTCAGGGAACATTGACTGGAG gtgCACGTGCTCAGACAGCCTCTGTCTTGTCTAAACTGGCTGAGGTGAAGGATATTCAGGACAGTCTGAGGACTAAAGAGGCAGAACTCCGCACGGTAGAGTCTGAGCTCAGCAGCCTCAAGGGAACAGCTGAGAA ATATCGTCAGCTGAAGCAGCAGTTGGACTTGAAGACTGAAGAGGCTCGGATCCTGGAGACCAAACTTCAACAGAGCTCCTTCCACAAGCAACAAGAGGAGCTGGAGCACCTGCGCAAGACCATCG AGGAGTGCGAGGAAACTCTGCAGAAGACAAAAGAGGTTCAGAAGAAGGCGGAAGAGAAGTACAAAGTTCTGGAGAACAAGATGAAGAAtgcagaggcagagagagagaaagaactgAAAGCAGCCCAGCAGAAACTAAACCAGGCCAAGAGCAAAGCAGATGCCTACAACAAGAGACTGAAAGAGAAACAGCAG GAGGCAGATGCAGTAGCTCTGGAGTTGGAGGAGCTGAAAAGGGAACAGACTGGATATGAGCAGCAGATTCAGGCTGTAGATGAAGCTCTCAAAGCCATACAGGAGCAGATCGACACCATGACCACTGAGGTTTCGGCcaataag GAAGCAGTGCGTGCTGCACAGGAGCATCTGTCCCAGCAGAAGGAGGTGATTCTGGGACAGGAGAGAGAGATTAAAGGAAAGAGAGGAGAAGCAAACCGCCTCCGAGAGCAAAACAATGATGCTCAGCTCAAAATCAAAGAGCTGGAACACAACATCAGCAAACACAAGAAAGACAGCGCTGACGCCACTGCCAAG gtGGCCCGCATGTTGGCTGAAAATGACTGGATCTCCTCTGAGAAGCATCTCTTTGGACAGCCCAACACTGCCTACGACTTTAAGACCAACAATCCCAAAGAAGCTGGTCAGAGGTTAAAGAGACTTGAGGAGACTAAAGACAAGCTGGAGAGAAATGTCAACCGCAGGGCCATGAACATGCTCAGTGAGGCTGAGGAAAGG TACAATGatctaaagaagaaaaagagaattgTTGAGAATGATAAAGCCAAAATCCTGGAAACAATTGAAGAGTTGGACCAGAAGAAGAATGAGGCTCTCAATGTGGCGTGGCAGAAG GTGAATAAGGATTTTGGCTCCATATTCTCCACCTTGTTGCCTGGGGCAAATGCTCGTTTGGCTCCTCCTGAGGGCTGTGGTGTCCTGGACGGGTTAGAGTTTAAAGTGGCTCTAGGGAACACCTGGAAAGAAAACCTGACAGAACTCAGcgggggtcaaag GTCTCTGGTGGCACTTTCTCTGATTTTAGCTATGTTATTGTTCAAACCCGCTCCCATTTACATCCTGGATGAAGTGGACGCCGCTCTTGATCTCTCGCACACACAAAACATCGGACAGATGCTGAGAACACACTTTACACACTCACAG TTTGTTGTGGTGTCTCTAAAAGACGGAATGTTCACCAACGCAAACGTGCTTTTCAAGACCAAATTTGTGGACGGCATCTCCGCGGTCACCcgcacagcacaaacacatgaGGGAAAGGTTTTATCCCAGCGCACTCAGGAGAAAGCCAAGGACAAACGGCAGCGACAGATAATGGCCAGCTAA